Proteins from one Mucilaginibacter jinjuensis genomic window:
- a CDS encoding sialate O-acetylesterase: MKFYFRFYAVVLVIFLLSMPFVYADVRLPKLVSDNMVLQRDARIKLWGWANVGEKVEIKFNHKTGKTVTGNEGKWTIIFPAMKAGGPYTMEISAANHLSINNILIGDVWFCAGQSNMVIPMERVKEKYPDDIASANYPEIRNFFIPTVSDVTKLHDDLPPSEWKVATPTNVLDFGAASYFFARQIYLKYHVPIGIINSSVGGTPIEAWISEEGLKQFPEYQSKLASFKDTAYISKLLAKKPAPAKKAETDKGLTGSKTWFDTTYVPQGWHQFWLPGYWADQGVKGLNGTVWFRKEIDLPASMVGKSAKLFMGRIVDADQTYVNGVMVGQITYQYPPRRYEVPQGLLKAGKNIIVVKVVNTVGKGGFVPDKPYNLVVGDQKIDLRGDWQYKVGEVFTPQVWDGSNNNFSAQNEPTGLYNTMVAPVINYNVKGFVWYQGESNAGKPGTYQYLLPALINNWRSKWDNPNLPFIYAQLPNFMEVQYSPSESQWAELRESQLKALSVPNTGMAVAIDAGEWNDIHPLSKKPVGERLALAAEKLAYHDQNIVSSGPIYQSAKIDGNKILLTFNNIGSGLVAKDGDELQYFAIAGKDKKYVWARARIEGNTVVVWNDDVIDPLYVRYAWADNPEGANLYNKEGLPASPFTTDIQ; this comes from the coding sequence ATGAAATTTTATTTCAGGTTCTACGCAGTTGTTCTGGTGATTTTTCTGCTCAGCATGCCATTTGTTTATGCAGATGTGCGCCTGCCCAAACTGGTAAGCGATAATATGGTATTGCAGCGCGATGCCAGAATTAAGCTCTGGGGCTGGGCAAACGTGGGTGAGAAGGTCGAAATAAAATTCAATCATAAAACAGGGAAGACCGTTACGGGGAATGAGGGCAAATGGACTATCATATTTCCGGCTATGAAGGCCGGTGGTCCATATACGATGGAAATATCAGCCGCGAACCATCTCTCTATCAATAATATTTTAATTGGCGATGTTTGGTTTTGCGCAGGCCAGTCAAATATGGTGATCCCGATGGAGCGTGTTAAAGAGAAGTATCCTGATGATATTGCCAGTGCCAATTATCCTGAGATCAGGAACTTTTTTATCCCTACTGTTTCTGATGTTACGAAACTACATGACGACTTACCTCCAAGCGAATGGAAGGTAGCTACTCCGACTAATGTTCTCGACTTTGGAGCTGCTTCTTATTTCTTCGCCCGGCAGATCTATTTAAAATATCATGTACCTATTGGCATCATTAACTCAAGTGTAGGCGGTACGCCAATTGAGGCTTGGATAAGTGAAGAAGGGTTAAAGCAATTTCCCGAGTATCAGTCTAAGCTTGCCAGTTTTAAGGATACGGCTTATATAAGCAAATTGCTTGCTAAGAAACCTGCCCCGGCAAAGAAAGCAGAAACAGATAAAGGCTTAACCGGGTCTAAAACCTGGTTCGATACCACTTATGTTCCGCAGGGCTGGCATCAGTTCTGGCTGCCGGGATATTGGGCTGACCAGGGTGTTAAAGGGTTGAATGGTACAGTTTGGTTCCGTAAAGAAATTGATCTACCTGCTTCAATGGTAGGTAAATCAGCCAAATTATTCATGGGCCGTATTGTAGATGCCGATCAGACTTATGTGAATGGTGTTATGGTAGGGCAAATCACCTATCAATACCCGCCACGCCGGTACGAGGTGCCGCAAGGTTTGCTTAAAGCGGGTAAGAATATTATTGTTGTAAAGGTTGTTAATACGGTAGGTAAAGGTGGTTTTGTTCCTGATAAGCCTTATAACCTGGTAGTTGGTGATCAAAAGATCGACTTGCGTGGTGACTGGCAATACAAAGTTGGTGAAGTTTTTACACCACAGGTATGGGATGGCTCGAACAATAATTTCTCTGCGCAAAATGAACCCACAGGTTTGTATAACACCATGGTGGCGCCTGTAATTAATTATAACGTTAAAGGTTTTGTGTGGTACCAGGGCGAATCTAACGCCGGTAAGCCCGGGACATATCAATATCTGCTGCCGGCCCTAATTAATAACTGGCGCAGCAAATGGGATAATCCTAACCTGCCGTTTATTTATGCGCAGCTGCCCAATTTTATGGAAGTGCAATATTCGCCTTCAGAAAGCCAGTGGGCAGAGTTGCGTGAGAGTCAGCTCAAAGCACTTTCGGTGCCCAATACGGGGATGGCTGTGGCTATCGATGCGGGGGAGTGGAATGATATTCACCCGCTCAGCAAAAAGCCGGTCGGAGAAAGGCTGGCATTGGCTGCCGAAAAACTGGCTTATCATGATCAGAACATAGTTTCCTCAGGTCCCATTTATCAATCAGCAAAAATTGATGGTAATAAAATTTTGCTCACTTTCAATAATATCGGCAGCGGTTTAGTTGCAAAAGATGGTGATGAACTTCAATATTTTGCCATTGCCGGAAAAGATAAAAAGTACGTTTGGGCAAGAGCCCGTATCGAAGGCAATACCGTAGTGGTATGGAATGACGATGTAATTGATCCGCTATATGTAAGATATGCCTGGGCCGATAATCCCGAAGGTGCTAACTTATACAATAAAGAAGGCCTGCCTGCATCGCCGTTTACAACTGATATTCAATAA
- a CDS encoding acetylxylan esterase translates to MRYLFTLVLSGLALQTVAQNPSPVTFTAEQDHQNMMNQLGIKSLRPGPSGDNTAPNHANYDEALANPYPELPEVLTLKNGKKVTTPEMWWKQRRPEIVEDMEREVYGRIPKNVPKVTWTVKVVDKEYVGFTPVIAKQLIGHVDNSACPLIDVDIKMTLVLPANAKGPVPVLMMFGRNVLPTPAQPSPEDLEKINNAMKKLLIQTDPELKSIFEQYPAYQPIASQVPVFGAPRPAGDPPSTQQLIADGWGYVMIDPASIQADNGAGLTRGIIGLVNKGQPRKPDDWGALRAWAWGAARGLDYLETDPSVDSKHVGIEGVSRYGKAALVTLAFESRFAMGLIGSSGEGGAKLHRRNFGEAVESLTGGEYYWMAGNFMKYGAAEATFGSKTAKDLPVDAHELIALCAPRLTFISYGDPAQGDAKWLDQQGSYMAAVAAGPVFKLLGARDLGVSSDYYTEKMPAINVGPIGGELAWRQHDGGHTDAPNMKYFIQWSDQLINHNASSAH, encoded by the coding sequence ATGAGGTATTTATTTACACTCGTTTTATCAGGATTAGCGCTGCAAACTGTGGCGCAAAACCCGTCGCCGGTTACTTTTACTGCCGAACAGGATCATCAGAATATGATGAACCAGTTGGGTATTAAATCCCTGAGGCCGGGGCCGAGCGGTGATAATACCGCCCCAAACCATGCTAATTATGATGAAGCTTTAGCAAACCCTTACCCTGAATTGCCGGAAGTATTAACATTGAAAAACGGCAAAAAAGTAACCACACCCGAAATGTGGTGGAAACAGCGACGTCCCGAAATTGTGGAAGATATGGAGCGCGAGGTTTACGGCCGCATCCCTAAAAATGTACCTAAAGTAACCTGGACGGTTAAGGTAGTTGATAAAGAATATGTTGGCTTTACCCCGGTTATCGCCAAACAGTTAATCGGTCACGTAGATAATTCAGCCTGTCCGCTTATTGATGTAGATATTAAAATGACGCTGGTACTACCTGCCAATGCTAAAGGGCCGGTTCCTGTGCTCATGATGTTTGGCCGTAATGTATTACCTACACCAGCACAACCCAGTCCCGAGGATTTAGAGAAGATCAATAATGCCATGAAGAAGCTATTGATTCAGACTGATCCCGAATTGAAGTCTATCTTCGAACAATATCCTGCTTATCAACCTATTGCTTCACAAGTACCGGTATTTGGTGCACCGAGGCCAGCCGGCGATCCGCCATCAACACAACAACTAATTGCCGATGGTTGGGGCTATGTAATGATAGACCCGGCAAGTATCCAGGCTGACAATGGAGCTGGTTTAACACGGGGAATTATTGGTTTAGTAAACAAAGGCCAGCCCCGCAAACCTGATGATTGGGGTGCATTACGTGCCTGGGCCTGGGGAGCAGCGCGTGGCCTGGATTATTTAGAAACTGACCCCAGTGTAGATAGCAAACATGTTGGTATAGAAGGTGTTTCGCGTTATGGTAAAGCCGCTTTAGTGACTTTAGCTTTTGAGTCGAGGTTTGCCATGGGCTTAATCGGTTCATCGGGCGAAGGCGGTGCCAAGCTTCACCGCCGTAATTTTGGCGAGGCTGTTGAGAGCCTTACCGGCGGCGAATACTACTGGATGGCCGGTAACTTTATGAAATATGGCGCGGCTGAAGCTACATTTGGTAGCAAAACGGCTAAAGATCTGCCGGTTGATGCACATGAGCTCATTGCTTTATGTGCGCCGCGATTAACCTTCATCAGCTACGGCGACCCGGCACAGGGTGATGCCAAATGGCTGGATCAGCAGGGGAGTTATATGGCCGCCGTTGCAGCTGGTCCGGTTTTTAAATTGCTGGGTGCAAGGGACCTGGGTGTATCAAGTGATTATTATACAGAAAAAATGCCGGCTATTAATGTTGGCCCAATAGGCGGCGAATTGGCCTGGCGGCAGCACGATGGCGGCCATACCGATGCCCCAAATATGAAATATTTTATTCAATGGTCCGATCAATTGATTAACCATAATGCTTCTTCGGCACATTAA
- a CDS encoding polysaccharide deacetylase family protein gives MNCKYLLSLLIVFSVITVKAQNANTWNNKQCAVVLTYDDAIDIDLDNVVPALDSMKFKGTFYLIGSSPVVNNRIEDWRLAAKHGHELGNHTLYHPCDGSLPGRGFVTPATDLSKYTVARAVSEARINNTLLKAIDGKDKRTFAYPCGDTKIGDTLFYNYLKKDFVAARGVMPGLQKINEVNLDNVQCYAINGQNADYMIDLVKKAMNTHTLLVFLFHGVGGGHNLNVGLSDHSKLLHFLKQNQKDIWVTTMVDAATYIRQHQTQTSPAQ, from the coding sequence ATGAATTGTAAGTACCTGTTATCGTTATTAATTGTATTTAGTGTTATAACTGTAAAGGCGCAGAATGCCAATACCTGGAATAATAAGCAATGCGCAGTAGTACTAACGTATGATGATGCAATCGATATCGACCTTGATAATGTGGTACCAGCATTAGATTCGATGAAGTTTAAAGGTACTTTCTACTTAATCGGTTCATCACCAGTAGTAAATAACAGAATAGAGGATTGGCGATTGGCAGCCAAACACGGGCACGAGTTAGGCAACCATACCCTGTATCATCCATGCGATGGCAGTTTACCCGGTCGAGGATTTGTTACCCCGGCTACAGATTTGAGTAAATATACCGTTGCACGTGCTGTAAGTGAGGCGCGGATCAACAACACTTTATTAAAAGCTATTGATGGCAAGGATAAAAGAACTTTTGCCTACCCATGCGGTGATACAAAAATAGGGGATACACTTTTCTATAATTACTTAAAGAAAGATTTTGTGGCTGCACGGGGTGTGATGCCTGGCTTACAAAAGATAAACGAAGTAAATCTTGATAACGTGCAATGCTACGCGATCAACGGCCAAAATGCTGATTATATGATTGATCTGGTGAAAAAAGCCATGAATACACATACGCTACTGGTATTCCTTTTTCATGGCGTTGGCGGAGGGCATAACCTTAATGTTGGTTTAAGCGACCACAGCAAACTGCTGCATTTCCTCAAGCAAAATCAAAAAGACATTTGGGTTACTACCATGGTTGATGCTGCTACTTATATCCGGCAACATCAAACCCAAACGTCACCAGCTCAGTAA
- a CDS encoding SusC/RagA family TonB-linked outer membrane protein, whose translation MKRQLLKNCLKAMLILISMSLFSLSLYAQSRKITGTVLDEKNNPLIGSTVKLKSGRLTTSTDANGKFSINVPNTETALLITYIGYVDQEVPVNGQSANLQVKLSQSSRSLNDVVVVGYGTQRKKDVTGSVASINSASLQEVPASNVGDQLKGRIAGLDITSTSSAPGAVSQIRLRGERSFATSNSNANNQNGPLFVVDGIPFIGGTLNDINQDDIASIDVLKDASAAAIYGSRASGGVIIITTKRGRTGKAVVSYDGYYGVSHITDEYPVMNGAQYTDFKNQSIAGNTGSSPNSTAYPFTTAELAGIANGTSTDWQKLIYRTGFTTDHQLNISGGNESTQFAISTGYHKEEGIQYGQDFDRGSLRAAIDHTISDRIKVGVTTFQTLTHTNGANLSPLYNTVAISPLTSPYNADGSINVFPMTGSVDQPNRINPLTIRNQYIQNLNRKLYSFNTIYGEVKIIDGLKYRFNAALTYGQNQGNNYLPVSTLYNTATSPTQTSESVANSENYTWLLENILTYDKTFGQKHHITFTGLYSTEKDHSQGLQVYGTGSPADYIQSYNLFLANQVNFSSTNQPTYADRGLISYMARVNYAFEGKYLLTATVRSDGSSVLDPKHQYYTYPAFALGWNIDQEKFMKSLTFVNSLKLRAGYGVTADQNVAPYQILGNLSSNAYNFGSTGQNGYLVTNLASSLKFEHTNNYNLGVDFGLFNSRLTGSVDVYKQKTYDILQVESLPPSNGAGSTTVNAGNSKGQGLEISLSSINIRNAGGFGWTSDFNIAFARSSIVSLHDNLQADVTNGWFVGQPFNVIYDYKKIGIWQTNEAAQAAVYGEKPGQVKVQDVNGDGKINSSDLQILGNYAPKYTAGFTNKFTYKNFDLSFVAFARMGQKVAVTYLGADAGSAGYPFFNQGRVNQVKVNYWTPANPTNDFPRPDANLSGPMYASTLQYRDGSFIKMRSINFGYTVPGRIIKKAGFSSLHIYATCANPFIIYSPLVKDHLGIDPEGNGYGNQLAGASSFSTDALGRAVTVGLSNPPARTFQIGVNAKF comes from the coding sequence ATGAAAAGACAATTACTCAAAAACTGCTTGAAAGCAATGCTTATACTGATAAGTATGAGTTTGTTTTCATTATCACTCTATGCCCAGTCCAGGAAAATAACCGGGACGGTATTGGACGAGAAAAACAACCCGCTTATTGGTTCTACTGTAAAATTGAAGTCGGGTAGGCTTACTACCAGTACAGATGCCAACGGTAAATTCTCTATCAATGTTCCTAATACAGAAACAGCCTTATTAATAACCTATATAGGTTATGTAGATCAGGAGGTGCCGGTTAATGGCCAGAGCGCCAATTTGCAGGTTAAATTATCGCAAAGCAGCCGCAGCTTAAATGATGTAGTGGTTGTTGGATATGGTACCCAACGCAAAAAAGATGTTACCGGTTCGGTAGCTTCTATCAATTCTGCAAGTTTACAGGAGGTGCCTGCGTCAAACGTAGGCGATCAGCTTAAAGGGCGTATTGCAGGTTTGGATATTACCAGTACCAGCAGCGCACCGGGTGCAGTAAGCCAGATACGTTTACGTGGCGAGCGTTCGTTTGCAACATCTAACAGCAATGCCAATAACCAAAACGGACCATTGTTTGTTGTAGATGGTATCCCGTTTATTGGCGGTACTTTAAACGATATTAATCAGGATGATATTGCCAGCATCGATGTTTTAAAAGATGCATCAGCTGCGGCCATTTATGGTTCAAGGGCATCAGGTGGTGTAATTATCATCACCACTAAACGAGGCCGTACAGGTAAAGCAGTAGTAAGCTATGACGGTTATTACGGAGTAAGCCATATTACTGATGAGTATCCTGTTATGAATGGTGCGCAATACACCGACTTTAAAAATCAATCTATTGCCGGTAACACCGGAAGCTCACCTAATAGTACAGCTTATCCGTTTACCACTGCCGAACTTGCAGGTATTGCAAACGGTACCAGTACAGACTGGCAAAAACTGATTTACAGAACCGGTTTTACTACAGATCATCAACTAAATATATCTGGTGGTAATGAGTCAACTCAATTTGCAATCAGCACAGGGTATCATAAAGAAGAGGGTATCCAATATGGTCAGGATTTCGACCGCGGGTCATTACGTGCTGCAATTGACCACACTATTAGTGATCGTATTAAAGTTGGTGTAACCACTTTCCAAACGCTAACACATACTAATGGTGCAAATTTATCTCCATTATATAATACGGTAGCTATAAGCCCGCTAACATCTCCGTATAATGCCGATGGCTCAATTAATGTGTTCCCGATGACGGGTTCGGTTGATCAGCCAAACCGTATTAACCCTTTAACTATCCGCAATCAATATATCCAGAACCTCAACAGAAAATTATACTCTTTTAACACCATATATGGTGAGGTTAAAATTATTGATGGTTTAAAATACCGTTTTAATGCGGCTTTAACGTATGGCCAAAACCAGGGCAATAACTATTTGCCGGTAAGTACTTTGTATAATACAGCAACTTCGCCAACACAAACCTCTGAGAGTGTTGCCAATTCTGAAAACTATACCTGGTTGCTTGAAAACATCCTGACTTACGATAAAACATTCGGTCAGAAACACCACATTACCTTTACCGGTTTATACAGTACAGAAAAGGATCATAGCCAGGGTTTACAGGTTTACGGAACAGGTTCGCCGGCCGATTATATCCAGAGTTATAACCTTTTCCTGGCTAACCAGGTTAACTTTTCATCTACCAACCAGCCAACTTATGCCGACAGAGGTTTAATCTCTTATATGGCACGTGTAAACTATGCATTTGAAGGTAAATACCTGCTAACAGCTACTGTGCGCAGTGATGGTTCATCAGTGTTAGACCCTAAACATCAGTATTACACCTATCCGGCGTTTGCTCTGGGATGGAACATCGACCAGGAAAAATTTATGAAGAGCTTAACCTTCGTAAACTCCTTGAAATTAAGAGCAGGTTATGGTGTAACTGCCGATCAGAACGTTGCCCCTTATCAAATTTTGGGTAACCTGAGCAGCAATGCTTACAACTTTGGCTCAACCGGCCAAAACGGCTACCTGGTAACTAACCTGGCCAGTTCATTAAAATTTGAACATACCAATAACTATAACCTGGGTGTTGATTTCGGTTTGTTTAACAGCCGATTGACCGGTTCAGTTGATGTTTACAAACAAAAAACATACGATATTTTACAGGTAGAATCATTGCCGCCAAGTAATGGTGCCGGTTCTACAACGGTTAACGCCGGTAACTCAAAAGGCCAGGGCTTAGAAATTTCGTTAAGCAGTATCAACATCAGAAACGCAGGTGGTTTTGGCTGGACAAGTGATTTCAACATTGCATTTGCCAGAAGCTCGATCGTATCATTACATGATAACTTGCAAGCCGACGTAACTAACGGTTGGTTTGTTGGGCAGCCATTTAACGTAATTTATGACTATAAGAAAATAGGTATCTGGCAAACCAATGAAGCAGCGCAAGCGGCTGTTTATGGCGAGAAACCAGGCCAGGTTAAAGTGCAGGACGTAAATGGTGATGGTAAAATTAACTCAAGTGATTTGCAAATACTGGGCAACTATGCGCCTAAGTATACTGCGGGCTTCACCAATAAATTTACCTATAAAAACTTCGACCTGTCTTTCGTAGCATTTGCACGTATGGGGCAAAAAGTGGCAGTTACCTACCTTGGTGCTGATGCAGGCTCTGCCGGTTACCCATTCTTTAACCAGGGCCGTGTAAACCAGGTTAAGGTAAACTACTGGACACCAGCTAACCCAACTAATGATTTCCCTCGCCCTGATGCTAATTTAAGCGGGCCTATGTATGCCTCTACTTTACAATACCGCGATGGTTCATTTATTAAAATGCGCAGCATCAACTTTGGTTATACCGTACCAGGCAGAATAATCAAAAAGGCAGGCTTTAGCTCATTGCATATTTATGCAACCTGCGCCAATCCGTTCATCATTTACTCGCCGTTGGTTAAAGATCACCTTGGCATCGATCCGGAAGGAAACGGTTATGGTAACCAATTGGCAGGTGCTTCAAGCTTCTCGACAGATGCTTTGGGCCGTGCAGTTACCGTGGGCTTAAGCAACCCGCCTGCCCGCACTTTCCAAATAGGTGTAAATGCAAAGTTTTAG